A section of the Tolypothrix sp. NIES-4075 genome encodes:
- a CDS encoding IS982 family transposase: MTTIFVIVDDWYRKQVKNTTVLKPGAKARMSDSEIITLALVMDYVPFPGETQFLGFIRGNYREWFPNLLDQSQFNRRLRKLDGMLENLRRSWVEQLVGETEKYFLLDTKPLPVLGLKRDKRYSDFAGSAAPGRCAAREMSYFGYKLVMLSTWNGIPIAYDLVPANTDERVAAEGVLEMVQHSDIYADKGFISAHWQAAMAHHTGNRIWTLTRDNQHFQHSYTLKRFISRVRQRVEGVFHEIQNTGRNPERLLNKTIDGFCVHIAAFHCISHSTSIASSPFWH, encoded by the coding sequence ATGACAACAATCTTTGTCATAGTAGATGATTGGTATCGAAAACAAGTAAAAAATACCACAGTGTTAAAACCAGGGGCGAAAGCCAGAATGAGTGATAGCGAAATCATAACGCTAGCGCTGGTAATGGATTACGTGCCATTTCCGGGAGAAACACAGTTTCTCGGCTTCATCAGGGGAAACTACAGAGAATGGTTTCCGAATTTACTTGACCAAAGTCAATTTAATCGTCGGTTACGTAAATTAGATGGGATGTTAGAGAACTTACGCCGCAGTTGGGTGGAGCAATTGGTGGGAGAAACTGAAAAATATTTCCTCCTCGACACCAAACCGTTACCAGTATTGGGACTTAAGCGTGACAAACGATATAGTGATTTTGCAGGCAGTGCTGCCCCTGGGCGTTGTGCTGCCAGAGAAATGAGTTATTTCGGCTACAAGCTAGTGATGCTGTCAACGTGGAATGGCATTCCCATTGCTTATGACCTAGTGCCTGCTAACACTGATGAGAGAGTAGCGGCTGAGGGTGTTTTAGAGATGGTTCAGCATAGTGATATTTACGCAGATAAGGGCTTTATCTCTGCCCACTGGCAGGCAGCGATGGCTCACCACACTGGTAATCGCATCTGGACACTCACTCGTGATAACCAGCATTTTCAACATTCTTATACCTTAAAGCGTTTTATTAGTCGTGTTCGCCAACGCGTAGAAGGTGTATTTCATGAAATTCAAAACACTGGTCGTAACCCCGAACGCCTACTCAACAAAACTATTGATGGCTTTTGTGTTCATATTGCTGCCTTTCATTGCATCTCACACTCTACGTCTATTGCTTCGTCGCCGTTTTGGCATTAA